From Solea senegalensis isolate Sse05_10M linkage group LG7, IFAPA_SoseM_1, whole genome shotgun sequence, a single genomic window includes:
- the LOC122772528 gene encoding high choriolytic enzyme 1-like, with translation MTPTVSLLLLLLLGLSRAHPLHDEENEDEDDVDITTRILTSNNATDEILLEGDLLAPKTRNAMKCWYQSCQWKKGYNGLVTIPFTVSSQFTSWEKQKIDSAMKVYHSSTCIRFVPRQNEYDYISIENRAGCFSALGRVGGRQVLSLNRQGCVYHGVVLHEINHALGFQHEQTRSDRDNYVKINWEYINPQNAYNFYKQNTNNLNTPYDYTSVMHYGRTAFTVQYGRDTITPIPNPNVQIGQRRGMSRWDIIRINALYGC, from the coding sequence ATGACTCCCACTGTCagcctgctgttgctgctcctgctcGGCCTCTCTCGGGCTCATCCTCTCcatgatgaagaaaatgaagatgaagacgacGTTGACATCACCACCAGGATTCTGACCTCCAACAACGCCACGGATGAGATCCTGCTGGAAGGAGACCTGCTCGCTCCCAAAACCAGAAACGCCATGAAGTGCTGGTATCAGAGCTGCCAGTGGAAGAAAGGATACAATGGTCTGGTGACAATCCCATTCACTGTGAGCAGTCAGTTCACCAGCTGGGAAAAGCAGAAGATCGACTCTGCCATGAAGGTCTACCACAGCAGTACCTGCATCCGATTTGTCCCCCGTCAGAACGAGTATGACTACATCAGCATCGAGAACAGAGCTGGATGTTTCTCCGCTCTGGGCAGAGTGGGAGGAAGACAGGTGCTCTCTCTGAACCGACAGGGCTGCGTCTACCACGGTGTCGTCCTGCACGAGATCAACCACGCTCTGGGCTTCCAGCATGAGCAGACCAGGAGCGACCGTGACAACTATGTCAAGATCAACTGGGAGTACATTAACCCACAGAATGCCTACAACTTCTACAAACAGAACACCAACAACCTGAACACTCCCTACGACTACACCTCCGTCATGCACTATGGAAGAACAGCCTTCACTGTCCAGTACGGAAGGGATACAATCACTCCCATCCCCAACCCCAATGTCCAGATCGGCCAGAGGCGGGGCATGTCCCGCTGGGACATCATCAGGATCAACGCCCTCTATGGCTGCTAA
- the LOC122772520 gene encoding high choriolytic enzyme 1-like produces MGSTESNIDHQESLHRSSTASRTTLKMTPTVSLLLLLLLGLSRAHPLHDEGNEDEDDVDITTRILTSNNATDEILLEGDLLAPKTRNAMKCWYQSCQWKKGYNGLVTIPFTVSSQFTSWEKQKIDSAMKVYHSSTCIRFVPRQNEYDYISIENRAGCFSALGRVGGRQVLSLNRQGCVYHGVVLHEINHALGFQHEQTRSDRDNYVKINWEYINPQNAYNFYKQNTNNLNTPYDYTSVMHYGRTAFTVQYGRDTITPIPNPNVQIGQRRGMSRWDIIRINALYGC; encoded by the coding sequence ATGGGCAGCACTGAGTCAAACATAGATCATCAGGAGTCTCTCCACAGAAGCTCCACAGCCTCCAGAACAACCCTGAAGATGACTCCCACTGTCagcctgctgttgctgctcctgctcGGCCTCTCTCGGGCTCATCCTCTCCATGATGAaggaaatgaagatgaagacgacGTTGACATCACCACCAGGATTCTGACCTCCAACAATGCCACGGATGAGATCCTGCTGGAAGGAGACCTGCTCGCTCCCAAAACCAGAAACGCCATGAAGTGCTGGTATCAGAGCTGCCAGTGGAAGAAAGGATACAATGGTCTGGTGACAATCCCATTCACTGTGAGCAGTCAGTTCACCAGCTGGGAAAAGCAGAAGATCGATTCTGCCATGAAGGTCTACCACAGCAGTACCTGCATCCGCTTTGTCCCCCGTCAGAACGAGTATGACTACATCAGCATCGAGAACAGAGCTGGATGTTTCTCCGCTCTGGGCAGAGTGGGAGGAAGACAGGTGCTCTCTCTAAACAGACAGGGCTGCGTCTACCACGGTGTCGTCCTGCACGAGATCAACCACGCTCTGGGCTTCCAGCATGAGCAGACCAGGAGCGACCGTGACAACTATGTCAAGATCAACTGGGAGTACATTAACCCACAGAATGCCTACAACTTCTACAAGCAGAACACCAACAACCTGAACACTCCCTACGACTACACCTCCGTCATGCACTATGGAAGAACAGCCTTCACTGTCCAGTACGGAAGGGATACAATCACTCCCATCCCCAACCCCAATGTCCAGATCGGCCAGAGGCGGGGCATGTCCCGCTGGGACATCATCAGGATCAACGCCCTCTATGGCTGCTAA